The Fusarium falciforme chromosome 4, complete sequence genomic interval CGTTGAACCCCTGCAGCCACCACAGCCCGAGTCGAGCCCCTCCAAACATCGACGTCCCCCAAGCCTCTTGTGATTTATCAGTCTCTGTTCTGACTCTTGTTCTTGTCTTTTGTTTGGTCTATTTGTCTACAGGCACTCGATTTGACTGCCCAATAGCCCTGCTTGTGCAGAGCCCAACTGTTCAAAAACACATTCCGAGTGGCAATTTCTGGGGAATCGACATGGCTGCCACAGcgcctcatcatcatgacaGGCAGTTCGAGATCCACGAGGACATAAGGACGGAGGATACggagatgatggtggaggaggaacgGACCGAAGAGGCTGGGCCAAACGAAGAGGACGAACATGTTCAACACAGCCATGtgcatcaacatcatcacatGCAGCATCACAAcccgcaacaacaacatcaccATGTTCAGCAACAAACACATGCCGtccaggaagaggaggaagagagagtaGAGGAATCTTCTGAGGACGAAGCTGTCGATCGAGGTGTTCAAGAAGACATGGAAAAGCTACAGAGCGACTTCCCTGGCTTCCGCAATCGGTACCGTCTGATCAAGCGCATCGGCGAAGGTATATACATCTCTGCCATGACATCTCTAGATGCCCATTGAACTCGACTAACACATCCAGGAACATTCTCAACCGTGTACAAGGCTGAGGACATCATGTACGACCACTACGACAACAGTTGGGACTACGAGGACGACTCGTCAAAGTGGACGCCGCCTCCAAACGCAAAGCCAAGCAGCCCTGTTCAGCGACCCCGTCGCAAGGCACGATACGTcgccatcaagaagatcTATGTCACCTCCAGCCCTTCCCGAATCCTCAAcgagctcgagctcctccacGACCTCCGTCAATGCCCCTCCGTCTGCCCCCTGATCACCGCCTTCAGACACACCGACCAGGTCGTCGCCATCCTCCCGTACTTTCGTCACGGGGATTTCCGCGCCTACTTCCGCGACATGACCATTCCTGAGATCTCTATATACCTCCGCGAGCTCTTTACCGCTCTCAAGAGTGTACACGACCACAAGATCCTCCACCGAGATATCAAGCCCACCAACTTCCTCTACGACCCTACCACCCAACGAGGTGTCCTCGTCGATTTTGGCCTCGCCGAACGAGAAGGTTCCGATAACAAGCCCTGTCTCTGTAACGAGAGCAGGGAAGTGCGCAAACACCGCCAGGCCAACTCAGTGTGGGC includes:
- a CDS encoding Protein kinase domain-containing protein, which encodes MAATAPHHHDRQFEIHEDIRTEDTEMMVEEERTEEAGPNEEDEHVQHSHVHQHHHMQHHNPQQQHHHVQQQTHAVQEEEEERVEESSEDEAVDRGVQEDMEKLQSDFPGFRNRYRLIKRIGEGTFSTVYKAEDIMYDHYDNSWDYEDDSSKWTPPPNAKPSSPVQRPRRKARYVAIKKIYVTSSPSRILNELELLHDLRQCPSVCPLITAFRHTDQVVAILPYFRHGDFRAYFRDMTIPEISIYLRELFTALKSVHDHKILHRDIKPTNFLYDPTTQRGVLVDFGLAEREGSDNKPCLCNESREVRKHRQANSVWAQNSTNPQPGYPKSDTRSSRRANRAGTRGFRAPEVLFKCTEQKTSIDIWSAGVILLTIMSKRFPFFNSADDVDAMIEIATIFGSKRMKAAGLLHGCVFETSLPTIGQGGFSMEKIILWSTCRGEDKPLTPDEKMAISFLESCMELDPGRRITAEEALRHDFLQLGEVESDKRYYDQESADQY